The window ttgGGCAAGTTGAGGAGAATTCTCCCTTACATTCATCACATAATACTTCTAGGTCCCAACACACCCAAGTAACTGGATTCATTATCATACATCTATTAACAGAAATAAGGAATTTGATAGAATGCAGAACTTCTTACGTGGTCCCGTTCCTACATTGCTGAAATTGCATTTGCTCTGTTGTCGCAGGTGTTGAATGATCAGACGTTTGCCATCATGGTTCTCATGGCTCTCTTCACAACCTTCATCACCCCGCCCCTCGTCATCACGTTCTATAAGCCGTTGAAGAGGTCTAGCATTCCCTACAAGCACAGAACCATAGAACGGGAAGACCAAGACACCCAACTTCGTATCTTGGCCTGTTTCCACAGCACAGGGAATATTCCGACGATGATCAATCTCATTGAGGCCTCACGAGGGACAGACCGGCCTGCGGAGCTGTGTGTTTATGCATTGCATCTCATGGAGCTCTCTGAGAGGCCATCAGCAATCCGCATGGTGCACAAAGTGATGATGAATGGTCTGCCTTTCTGGAACAAGATGCGGTGGTCTGGCGCTGACCATGTGGTTATCCCCTTTCAGGCATTCCAGCAGCTGAGCAGCGTCTTAGTAAGGCCAATGACATCCATCTCTGCTCTATCCAACATGGACGAGGACATATGCACGAGCGCGGAGAGCAAGCGGGCTGCTATCGTGATCCTACCATTCCACAGGCACCAAAGGTTGGACGGCACCTTGGAGACAACACGCCCTGAGTTCCGGTCAGTCAACCGGAGGGTGCTTGAGCACGCGCCGTGCTCGGTCGGAATCCTCGTCGACCGAGGCCTTGGTGGGGCTGTCCATGTATCCGCTACCGATGTTGCATCCTCCATCGTCGTCTTGTTCTTTGGCGGGCCTGATGATAATGAGGCGCTTGCTTACGGAATGCGAATGGCCGAGCACCCTGGGATCCAGCTGACTATGGTTCACTTCAAAACCGAGGATGGGTCCGTTGGAGACAGCATAACAATCGCGGTGGATTGTGATTCCTGCTCCAAACAAAAGACCAACGATGAGCTTATCGCCAAATTCCAGAGGAAAACCATGAAAGATGACTCTTTTCGGTATGAGGAGAGGGTAGTTGGGAAGACAGGGGTGGTAACTGCTATCGGCGAATTCAAGCGGTGCAATCTATTTCTAGTAGGAAGGATGCCTGAAGGGGCTGCTGCGGAGACTCTGACAGAAGTGAGTGAGTGCCCCGAATTGGGTCCGGTTGGGAGCTTGTTAACATCATCAGAATTCCCAACGACGGCATCGGTTTTAGTAGTTCAACAGTATCGCGGCAAAACGACATCAACAAACTTGGTATTTGATGCACCTTCGACGGAAAAAGGATTGCCGGAAAGGCATCGCTCGGCGGATTCCGATGCTGAGTCTAGCTGATTGGCTTTTGCAGATATTGATTTTTGGACTGTAGATGGCATGCATGGCTGCTAGACTCATAGATACTGGATATAAATGTTGGAATGGATGTTATATATGTTTAGATCGCCTGTTCGGGTACAGTACATAAGCAGCTTTTTTTATATATTGCAGCAAATATCCTCCTTTTCTAATGAACGTTAGTTTGATAATTACCTTCGTAAAAGTAATTTGTTAACTTAAAACTTACAACCATAAATAAAAATTTTTGACTTTATAgctttttacatttttttacatctctcctctctctctcaacatgatggacggttcatttcaaaggtggccccacatgatgtacggtccacatcaaaggtgggcccacatgatggaccgttcacatcgaaggtgggttccGCATAATGGGGTTGGACATTGACGGTGGCCCTACACTACAagatggaaaattaacattacggtggaccccacatgatagatggttcaTGTCAAGGTAGGCCTACATAATGAAAGGTCCACGTTAACGGTGGCCCTACACTACAagatggaaaattaacattacggtggaccccacatgatagatgattcATGTCAAGGTAGGCCTACATAATGAAAGGTCCACGTTAACGGTGGCCCTACACTACAagatggaaaattaacattacggtggaccccacatgatagatgattcATGTCAAGGTAGGCCTACATAATGAAAGGTCCACGTTAAAGGTTAgcctctaatgatgaatggcctacatccaaattgggccccacatgatggatcgaCTACTTCAAAGGtgcagcccacatgatggaagatccacataaaagtgggctccacatgatgggcaatatatgttgaaggtgggccccacatgatggatggctcgcatcaaagtgagccccacctgataaatggtccAAATAAAACATTGGCCCCTAGTAATGAATGGTCCTCATCCAAGGcaagccccacatgatagatgacccactttgaaggtGGCTCCCACATGagggatagtccacatcaaaggtgggctccacctaatgGGCAGTGGACactgaagatgggccccacatgattgacaattaacattgatggtgggccacatatgatggatgacctaaaTTAGCAAGCCCCatgtaatggatggtccatatcaaagatcACCCCTTGTGATGAATAGCCTACATCCAACGTAGACCCACATGACGAAGGCCCACTTAGAAGTTGGGTTCCACGTGATGGATGATCATATCCAATCTCTAACATGACGACCAACACACTTTGAGTTAGTTCCCTGGAAAGCTATCCGTGTCCTAACCCACTAGCCATGTGAATGTGAATCGTGGTAACCATGGGTTACAAATTAGACATGTAATATGTCTTGGACGGATTTATTATTGCTCACATTTATTAGGTTTGTTGATGAGTGATTACTTTGATAGTCCTTAGGAAGTTGAGCTTGGATATGACGGTCATTGACCAGGGGTGGCAGAACACCATACTAAGTACATCCATGAAACTTAAACCCTCCTTATTTACATGATCTTATCTTAGAGGAGATGAAGAGCTAGCCTATATGTCCTTGCTCCATGGGACGTATAAAtgtgaagaaaaagagagagagtctGATAGAGCtgagatccactccatcctcCTCAATTATCCTCATGTGTGGTATACATGTGTGAATGGTATACTTATTTCTCGACACCTACCATAGAATTAGATGTCGGATTATCTTGACTCTCTGGTACTAAGATAGATCATGGAGACtcattgatttgaaagattgacATTGAGAGATTGGTATCATAGACCTCTCTTTTGTGCACATCCCGTGCAAATATGATCTCcaccatttatatattttgttatatttgaaaataaatattctTGTAATGGGTCCTTATCAAATTGCATTCTACTATATTCTGCTACATTAGGCTAGGCACTCGACAATACATGTTTGTACGCTAGGAACCCGGCAATACATCTAAGGTGGCCCTGCataatggacaacccacattgaagaTGGCCTTGCAAGATGGATGCTCCATTtaaaagtaggccccacacaatggaAGGTTCAGATTGAAGACAAGGCCAACGTGGGCCTAACATGATGAACTATTCACGCCAAACATTAGCCTTAAACGGTGGACGGTAGAAATTAAAAATAGACCCTACATGAATAAGTAAAAATCGAAAGCAATTTCAATGaaagatatttcaaaaaaaaaaaaaaaggtgaaaagaGAATGATGTTAAAACTACTCAAGTGatgtttaaaaattaaacaaacatttttatttttactttctgGATGATAAGGTAAAAAGTAGAAACCAAGACAAGTTATCTTGGGCATCAGTAGCATGAGTAAAAGACTTATGATCCAAATTaaacaaatcaaaattttctGGTCACCAAAATCCCAGACATGCGGCATGGTGGACCATCGTTCTGTACCAGTCCATTTTCCGGTCACTGATCAGATGGACGCCACAATCCAGATTTTAGGGAGGATATTGCTCATCCATCCATGTGGTATGTTGTTGCACCTGAAACAGACACTCGTCTTCCAATACCATACTATCTTCGGAGGAAATAGACCTTGGTTTGCAAACAGCACACAGCAATGAAAGAAGAGAGCAGAAGGCATAGAACAACACTTGCAACAGAGAAAAAAGCATGTATCTTGAACATTATTCATTTTCTCTTATAACTGCATGCCCATTCCCAACAACAAGAAATCTACAATCCCTTAGATAAAGGTAGAAGGAAGAAAGAGGCATTTGCTACAAATCACACTGCAGTAACTGCAGAAGGAAGAACGAGGCATTTGCTCCAAATCACACTGCAGTAACTGCAGAAGGAAGAAAGAGGCATTTGCTACAAATCACACGGCAGTAACTACTGCCCTCTCTCCCATCCGACCATCTACTGCTTTGAAGGCAGACCCAACTACCAGTTGTCGCCTcaccttcaatttcttcttcttcgtcaACTTCCTCTCCAAATCCCTCACCCTACTATTGAGATCCGATATGACCGTCAGCTGTTGTTTCCCTGCTTCTATCAGCTTCTCCAACATCTCTTTCAGGTTCTCCGTCCCGCCCATTGGTTTCTCATCTTCCGTCCTCAATTCAGCATCAACAGCAACAGAAAGTTCTTCTTTCGGTGCTGAGAGGCTCTCTGCCAGAGGAGATTCAACTTCAACAATGGCTGCCTCAGAGCTAGGAGATTCAACTTGAGCAACAGGAGCTTCAGCTGTTACAGAGGCAGATGGTTTATCTTCGACACCAACTTCAGCTGGTTCTGCTGATCTGTTCTTGGTAAATTCAAGCTCCAGTAATTGGTCTTGAGCATTTTCTGCTGAGATTGTGTCCTCGGTAACAAGAACAGCAGTCTTCACTTCCAGCCTCTCACCACCTCCCTTGGCCTTCTCAACATCATTCACAGGAGCAGTGACATCCAGAGCTGCAAGTTCTGAACATGGGGCATCAGCATCAGCTACAGAATCCACACCAGGGCTTGAGATTTCTGAAAGAGCTGGAAGCTCGTCTGGATTGGAATCAACCTCCTTCTCCGTCTGCACTGGGGGTGGCTCTGCAACTGCATTTCCAGCAGGTTCTCGTGAAGCTCCAGACTCAATCTCTCCGCTCTTCTCTAACAGCAGCTCTATCATTCCCCCCAACTTTGAGCTAAGCTCCTCGTTTTTCACCATTGGCACAGCCTCCACCAACAGCTCTCTGGTTCCCAATGCATCCTCTCTTTCATGCACATCTTTAACTGATGGAGGTTCCTCAGATTCTTCTGGCATTGAATTTGGCAATTTGCTAGTTTCTGCTAGATTTGAGAGTGACTCCACTATGGACTCTTTCACTGATGGAGGCTCCGTGAATTCTTCCGTCTTCAAAGCAGGCTGGACCTCTGCCAGCATCTCCACTCCTGAACCGCACATTTCGTCTCTTGCTGTGAATGCCGCGGATCCCTCCATTGTAGAATCTACCTTTTCACCCTTCACCAATGCCAGCTCTGTGAGAGACTCCACCTCGGATTCTTTCACTAATGGAGGCTCTGTGAATTTCTCCATCTTCAAAGCAGGCTCTTCATCTTTCTGCACTGGTGGGACCTCTTTCGGCATCTCAGCTCCTGAACCGTGCATCTCATCTCTTGCTGCAATCACGATGGATCCCTCCACTGCAGAATCTACCATTTCATCCTTCACCAATGCTAGTCGGACAGATTCCTCGAGTGCAGAATTTGAATCTTCATTCACTGGTGGTGGTGGCTCCACCAGCACTTCCACTACAGCATCCAGCCTTCCATTTTCCACAGCGAGCATTTCTGGTTTCTCATTTCCAGAGCCAGATATATCAGCTACAGCTGAGGATGAAGGCTCCACAGATGGCTCTTGTTTGGACACTGGCCCTTCATTCTCCACCAATGGAGACTGCAAAGTTTGTTCAATTTCAAGCACTTCTTTCTCTACTGTTGGCGGTACTACAACTTCCTCTATTTTACCAGAATCAGATACTACACGTCCAGCAGTAGGTGGATCCACTGATGCATCAGGTTCAGAAGTGGACTCTGTTACCATAGAAGAACTGACATCTCCAGCAGCTCGGTGACGATCTTCAGAAGCTATCTTCATGGGCATCACTTCAGCCACTGTGGACGTGGGTCCAGCAGATGTCTGGGTGGCCAAGGAATCGAGCTTCTCCTGCAGGAAAACCAGCTCCCTCGCCACAGATTTTCTGACCTCTCTTACACTTGGGTGCAAGCCCTGATGATTAGACAACCAAAAACAAAGAGTATGAGATCTCCACCCCATCTTCCAAGATCAAATAGCATGGACAGATCACCCAACAATGCCAATGATATGACAAGAACATCACCAAAGCAGTGGCAATAGGTTGGATCAGCCCCGCTTATGAAGCAGGCTTTGGCAAATGTGTAGCAGGTTGGGGTCGGGCTActagtaaatgggttgggcttgggttgaacacTACCCAACCTCACCAGCCCATATATGCAATTAATGGGCTGGGGAGATGATCCAACACAACCCAAAACTGAGAGAGAACAATATATACAGAGATGTATATATGAGACATCCATAGATGTATCCACTAATTGTGCTGATTTCATTCTGACACCTAAGTTGGGTCATGATGGCTCGGTTGGGCCCAAACCTATTACAACTAAATGGGTCGATACAGGCTTGATAATGGTAATGGCACATGGGTCCAGTTTGGGCTAGAGGTCTTGCCCCtttagtaaatgggttgggcttgggctaacCCCAATGtgacccattgacacccctatgcAAAATACTAGTGCATCATCCCTGATTGAGCCAAGCATACTTAAGGGTGAATTTGAAGCAAAGATCCTTTAGATTGATTTCTTTGGATCATATGCTCGAACCATCTACTTGAGAACCACAATCTTGACAGTCATTTCAGGCGGCATCCCCCTGGATTTCACTCAGAATTTGAGTTCTGACTCTTTCAATTGCAGCCCCATGTCCTTCCAGTGCATAGTTTGGTAACATGTTGGAATACAACCAACTGACCAAGCAAGTGTTAAAGAAAAGACATGCTTTTGGAAAACATTCCAACACACCACAACATATCAAGGAAAACATGGTTGCAGGGATCGCAAAGGTGTAAAGAGATTGCATGCACATTTTGGAGATGACACGAAAGAAACTCATACCTGAATAGTGTCCAGTTGCAGGAGTAGATTCATTATAGTCTCACCAATGACTAGCCTTTGCTTCTCATCCTGCTGCATATCACTAGAGACTTCAAGACGGCGAATCCTCTCTCTGACATTCCCCACCTGCTCACGAACTTTCACTATCTGCCTCAATTTCTTCAATGGTTCCAATTTTCTGACCTCAAAACCGCGATATGTAGACTGAATAAGGACTGCTGCATCTGTGGTTGATAGctccatcttctccatttcctCTCCAGTTTTAACCTCTGCAGCATCCACAGTTCCCTTGCCTTCTTCAGAAGCATGTTTTCTTTCACCTATTTCTGCTGTCTCAGTCACTGATCTATCCAAAACAGCTTCAGCAGAATCTGTATGCACCCCAACCTGACTTTGAACCTCATCTTCTTTCTTCGCACCTCCCTTCCCAGTTTCAGTCATCTTATTCTCCTCAGCCTCAACCCTGGGCTCTGCCGCTTTCTCCTTTGATAATTCTTGTTTGGCTATGTCAGTCAGGACGCTCTTCTTGTTCTCAACCTCAACAACCTTCATCGCCTTTTCTTTTAACCCTTCCTTAACGTCATAAGTT is drawn from Magnolia sinica isolate HGM2019 chromosome 5, MsV1, whole genome shotgun sequence and contains these coding sequences:
- the LOC131245101 gene encoding cation/H(+) antiporter 18-like, encoding MANVTGDACPAPMKATSNGVFQGNNPLDFALPLVILQICLVLLLTRSLAFLLKPLRQPRVIAEIIGGILLGPSALGRSQRYLHTVFPPKSLTVLDTLANLGLLFFLFLIGLELDMKAIRRTGKQALGIAAAGISFPFVLGIGSSFILRNTISKGVHGPAFLVFMGVALSVTAFPVLARILAELKLLTTDVGRIAMSAAAVNDLVAWILLALAIALSGSSNTSPIVSLWVLLSGAAFVVASVYLLPPIFSWIARRSPDGEPIEEIYICGTLAAVLAAAFMTDAIGIHALFGAFVFGIIIPKEGPLPGALVERVEDLVSGLLLPLYFASTGLKTNVATIQGAQSWGLLVLVIVTACVGKIVATVTISLACRVPFNDALILGFLMNAKGLVELIVLNIGKDRKVLNDQTFAIMVLMALFTTFITPPLVITFYKPLKRSSIPYKHRTIEREDQDTQLRILACFHSTGNIPTMINLIEASRGTDRPAELCVYALHLMELSERPSAIRMVHKVMMNGLPFWNKMRWSGADHVVIPFQAFQQLSSVLVRPMTSISALSNMDEDICTSAESKRAAIVILPFHRHQRLDGTLETTRPEFRSVNRRVLEHAPCSVGILVDRGLGGAVHVSATDVASSIVVLFFGGPDDNEALAYGMRMAEHPGIQLTMVHFKTEDGSVGDSITIAVDCDSCSKQKTNDELIAKFQRKTMKDDSFRYEERVVGKTGVVTAIGEFKRCNLFLVGRMPEGAAAETLTEVSECPELGPVGSLLTSSEFPTTASVLVVQQYRGKTTSTNLVFDAPSTEKGLPERHRSADSDAESS
- the LOC131245098 gene encoding BAG family molecular chaperone regulator 6 produces the protein MYPVYSYMDSFPQTHSHPRNHIPYPHHYYPSWETIPPQMKIDPSEPPTTFKSWPYNGSFGYPQTTECHSFCNHSYPSGFYSFRPPHAHPSPPPPLYYHGPYPLYPDAFPTYFVPPHHPAEQARYEYDKNMGRDRCCGCPNHASDRKAESNVKIEEARPDVEQKDNDSAGGLTKMPNHPYPIIWVPPGYMKDEKSSKLPETDPKAWNGWVPLDLNSIKSLKWGGEEKGNRDQQTEDKITNLPFPIIWMPGYDKAKEVEKKDLNDINVSPNFTEEPPKSKIIPVKLLENGDRGDKPWVAEEILGGVDSSAVPAKETKPKSNPPKQIEDSRETQPPETTTRSIPVKHVEEKKSSDNIAKKASKLPPVCLRVDPLPKKKNGNGNSRSPSPPGVKDRRPQDSKPKEPVLDKPKEGEPKKKEPKVVEVQENKVVQSNEGNQALKPKEPVLDKAEEREPKKKEIKVVEVQEKAAAPTYDVKEGLKEKAMKVVEVENKKSVLTDIAKQELSKEKAAEPRVEAEENKMTETGKGGAKKEDEVQSQVGVHTDSAEAVLDRSVTETAEIGERKHASEEGKGTVDAAEVKTGEEMEKMELSTTDAAVLIQSTYRGFEVRKLEPLKKLRQIVKVREQVGNVRERIRRLEVSSDMQQDEKQRLVIGETIMNLLLQLDTIQGLHPSVREVRKSVARELVFLQEKLDSLATQTSAGPTSTVAEVMPMKIASEDRHRAAGDVSSSMVTESTSEPDASVDPPTAGRVVSDSGKIEEVVVPPTVEKEVLEIEQTLQSPLVENEGPVSKQEPSVEPSSSAVADISGSGNEKPEMLAVENGRLDAVVEVLVEPPPPVNEDSNSALEESVRLALVKDEMVDSAVEGSIVIAARDEMHGSGAEMPKEVPPVQKDEEPALKTEEFTEPPSVKESIVESLSNLAETSKLPNSMPEESEEPPSVKDVHEREDALGTRELLVEAVPMVKNEELSSKLGGMIELLLEKSGEIESGASREPAGNAVAEPPPVQTEKEVDSNPDELPALSEISSPGVDSVADADAPCSELAALDVTAPVNDVEKAKGGGERLEVKTAVLVTEDTISAENAQDQLLELEFTKNRSAEPAEVGVEDKPSASVTAEAPVAQVESPSSEAAIVEVESPLAESLSAPKEELSVAVDAELRTEDEKPMGGTENLKEMLEKLIEAGKQQLTVISDLNSRVRDLERKLTKKKKLKVRRQLVVGSAFKAVDGRMGERAVVTAV